One region of Balaenoptera ricei isolate mBalRic1 chromosome 5, mBalRic1.hap2, whole genome shotgun sequence genomic DNA includes:
- the SLC10A6 gene encoding sodium-dependent organic anion transporter, whose product MFICNAALRNKEMRANCSSSSACPANSSEEELPVGLEVYGNLELVFTVVSAVMIGLLMFSLGCSVEIRRLWSHIRRPWGIAVGLLCQFGLMPLTAYLLVINFSLKPVQAMAILIMGCCPGGTISNIFTYWVDGDMDLSISMTTCSTVVALGMMPLCLYLYTLSWNLEQNLTIPYQNIGITLVCLTIPVAFGVYMNYRWPKQSKIILKVGAIVGGVLLLVVAVAGVVLAKGSWNSDIILLTISFIFPLIGHVTGFLLALLTHQSWQRCRTISLETGAQNIQMCITMLHLSFTAEQLVQMLSFPLAYGLFQLLDGFLIVAAYKMYKRTLKNKHRIKNPALRVEACFKKKSTSPKETSAFLEVNEEAALTPGPSGPMALHRALMPTGRISCAK is encoded by the exons ATGTTCATTTGTAATGCTGCCTTAAGGAATAAGGAGATGAGAGCAAATTGTTCCAGCAGCTCAGCCTGCCCTGCCAACAGTTCGGAGGAGGAGTTGCCAGTGGGGCTGGAGGTCTATGGGAACCTGGAACTTGTTTTCACAGTGGTGTCAGCCGTGATGATCGGCCTGCTCATGTTCTCCTTGGGCTGCTCTGTGGAGATCCGGAGGCTCTGGTCGCACATCAGGAGACCCTGGGGCATTGCTGTGGGACTGCTCTGCCAGTTTGGGCTCATGCCTCTTACTGCCTATCTCCTGGTCATCAACTTCTCTCTGAAGCCAGTCCAAGCTATGGCTATCCTCATCATGGGGTGCTGCCCAGGGGGAACCATCTCGAACATTTTCACCTACTGGGTTGATGGAGATATGGATCTCAG cATCAGTATGACAACTTGTTCCACAGTGGTTGCCCTGGGAATGATGCCACTCTGCCTTTATCTCTACACCTTGTCCTGGAATCTTGAGCAGAATCTCACCATTCCATATCAGAACATAG gaATTACCCTTGTGTGCCTGACCATTCCTGTGGCCTTTGGTGTCTATATGAATTATAGGTGGCCGAAACAATCCAAAATTATTCTTAAG GTTGGAGCCATTGTTGGTGGGGTCCTCCTTTTGGTGGTCGCAGTTGCTGGTGTGGTGCTGGCGAAAGGATCTTGGAATTCAGACATCATTCTTCTGACCATCAGCTTCATCTTTCCTTTGATTGGCCATGTCACAGGCTTTCTCCTGGCACTTCTTACCCACCAATCTTGGCAGAG GTGCAGGACGATTTCCTTAGAAACTGGAGCTCAGAATATTCAGATGTGCATCACCATGTTGCACTTATCTTTCACTGCCGAGCAATTAGTCCAGATGCTTAGCTTCCCACTGGCCTATGGACTCTTCCAGCTGTTGgacgggtttctcattgttgcAG CATATAAGATGTACAAGAGGACACTGAAGAACAAACACAGAATAAAGAACCCCGCTTTAAGGGTAGAAGCCTGCTTTAAGAAGAAATCCACTTCTCCCAAAGAGACCAGTGCTTTCTTGGAGGTGAATGAAGAAGCTGCTCTAACTCCTGGGCCATCAGGGCCCATGGCTCTCCACAGGGCTCTCATGCCAACTGGCCGGATCTCATGTGCGAAGTAG